In a single window of the Dreissena polymorpha isolate Duluth1 chromosome 3, UMN_Dpol_1.0, whole genome shotgun sequence genome:
- the LOC127875158 gene encoding heterogeneous nuclear ribonucleoprotein L-like isoform X3, whose translation MASSYDSHVVKRQKTDDGVVSNHSTCLTWSFREPAQDRHNPEVSPVVHVRGVPDHAFEEDIVSAVQHFGTVQYCMILRGRRQALVEFSDTKGSSACVNFANSNQLCIAGTPAFFNFSTSQRIQRPRNENNQSQGQMGENGRPYQNVPGNKILLFTVLNAKYPITVDVMHTICSSHGRVEKIVIFRKQYVQAQVTFENLEASKSAKDQLQGCDIYSGCCTLRVEYAKTDELNVRANNSDSWDYTQPSQSDNAPRKGAPLLADPRFTAQPTPFEGRTSEYDDYGGDQQGYFQQKGYEAEGAYQGFGAPAVSRGMTSPQGRGMGGMGRGGMVSMGRGRGGAQGGYGEVSGYGGRGALQETPGYGAYADPQAADSFPQGCVLMIYGLSAAHMNCDRVFNLFCLYGNVVRVKFLKTKEGSAMIQMGDSSSVERAIFNLNGVFAFESKLVVTLSKQPYLQVVNNPHDLPDGTCSYKDFSSNSNNRFRNQEQAAKNRIIHTTEILHFFNAPPTITEDQIKQVFEEAGAKLPKKILQFPVKSGKSSSGLAEWENKQDSVEALILTNHVPVDNPEGKGGRPYYIKLCFSPSSIRETN comes from the exons TTTCGTGAGCCTGCGCAGGACAGACACAACCCTGAAGTCTCCCCAGTGGTTCATGTGCGAGGTGTTCCAGACCATGCCTTTGAAGAGGACATCGTTAGTGCTGTCCAGCACTTCGGAACAGTCCA GTATTGCATGATCTTGAGAGGTAGACGCCAAGCCTTGGTTGAATTTAGT GACACCAAGGGATCTTCAGCATGTGTTAACTTTGCAAAT AGTAACCAGCTGTGTATCGCTGGTACGCCTGCTTTCTTCAACTTCTCCACTAGTCAGAGGATTCAGAGACCCAGGAACGAGAA TAACCAGAGTCAGGGTCAAATGGGTGAAAATGGAAGGCCGTATCAGAATGTTCCAGGCAACAAAATCTTGCTGTTCACTGTTCTGAACGCCAAGTATCCCATCACGGTG GATGTGATGCACACTATCTGCTCATCCCATGGAAGAGTAGAGAAGATTGTCatattcaggaagcagtatgtGCAAG CACAAGTCACGTTTGAGAATCTCGAAGCCTCCAAGTCAGCTAAGGATCAGCTGCAGGGCTGTGACATCTACTCTGGCTGCTGCACTCTTAGAGTTGAGTATGCGAAG ACAGACGAACTGAATGTGCGTGCAAACAACAGTGACAGCTGGGACTACACACAGCCCAGTCAAT CGGATAACGCACCCAGGAAAGGGGCCCCTCTATTGGCTGACCCTAGGTTTACTGCCCAGCCGACCCCTTTTGAAGGTCGGACCTCTG AGTATGATGACTATGGTGGTGACCAGCAAGGGTATTTCCAGCAGAAGGGTTACGAAGCTGAAGGGGCCTACCAGGGGTTTGGGGCCCCAGCTGTGAGCAGGGGGATGACCTCCCCACAGGGGCGGGGCATGGGAGGAATGGGGCGAGGAGGCATGGTTAGCATGGGCAGAGGCAGGGGTGGAGCTCAAGGGGGATATGGAGAG GTGAGTGGCTATGGTGGTAGAGGTGCCCTCCAGGAGACCCCAGGCTATGGAGCATATGCAGACCCACAAGCTGCCGACAGCTTCCCCCAGGGCTGCGTCCTCATGATCTATGGACTCAGTGCTGCGCATATGAACTGTGACAGGGTCTTTAATCTCTTCTGTCTCTATGGAAACGTTGTCAGG GTGAAGTTCTTGAAGACAAAGGAAGGCTCAGCCATGATACAGATGGGTGACAGTTCGTCAGTGGAGAGGGCCATCTTCAATCTCAATGGAGTGTTTGCCTTTGAGTCCAAACTGGTTGTCAC TCTATCGAAGCAGCCATATCTTCAGGTGGTGAACAACCCCCACGACCTGCCGGATGGCACATGCTCCTACAAGGACTTCTCCTCCAACAGTAACAACAGGTTCAGGAACCAGGAACAGGCGGCTAAGAACA GAATCATTCACACTACAGAAATTCTTCACTTCTTCAATGCTCCACCCACCATCACTGAAGATCAAATCAAACAG GTGTTCGAAGAAGCTGGAGCCAAGTTGCCGAAGAAAATCCTGCAATTTCCTGTAAAAT CTGGGAAGAGTTCCAGCGGTCTTGCAGAGTGGGAGAACAAGCAGGATTCTGTGGAGGCCCTGATTCTCACCAACCATGTTCCGGTGGACAATCCGGAAGGTAAAG GTGGCAGGCCATACTACATCAAACTGTGTTTCTCTCCAAGCAGTATCAGGGAAACCAACTGA
- the LOC127875158 gene encoding heterogeneous nuclear ribonucleoprotein L-like isoform X5 yields MASSYDSHVVKRQKTDDGVVSFREPAQDRHNPEVSPVVHVRGVPDHAFEEDIVSAVQHFGTVQYCMILRGRRQALVEFSDTKGSSACVNFANSNQLCIAGTPAFFNFSTSQRIQRPRNENNQSQGQMGENGRPYQNVPGNKILLFTVLNAKYPITVDVMHTICSSHGRVEKIVIFRKQYVQAQVTFENLEASKSAKDQLQGCDIYSGCCTLRVEYAKTDELNVRANNSDSWDYTQPSQSDNAPRKGAPLLADPRFTAQPTPFEGRTSEYDDYGGDQQGYFQQKGYEAEGAYQGFGAPAVSRGMTSPQGRGMGGMGRGGMVSMGRGRGGAQGGYGEVSGYGGRGALQETPGYGAYADPQAADSFPQGCVLMIYGLSAAHMNCDRVFNLFCLYGNVVRVKFLKTKEGSAMIQMGDSSSVERAIFNLNGVFAFESKLVVTLSKQPYLQVVNNPHDLPDGTCSYKDFSSNSNNRFRNQEQAAKNRIIHTTEILHFFNAPPTITEDQIKQVFEEAGAKLPKKILQFPVKSGKSSSGLAEWENKQDSVEALILTNHVPVDNPEGKGGRPYYIKLCFSPSSIRETN; encoded by the exons TTTCGTGAGCCTGCGCAGGACAGACACAACCCTGAAGTCTCCCCAGTGGTTCATGTGCGAGGTGTTCCAGACCATGCCTTTGAAGAGGACATCGTTAGTGCTGTCCAGCACTTCGGAACAGTCCA GTATTGCATGATCTTGAGAGGTAGACGCCAAGCCTTGGTTGAATTTAGT GACACCAAGGGATCTTCAGCATGTGTTAACTTTGCAAAT AGTAACCAGCTGTGTATCGCTGGTACGCCTGCTTTCTTCAACTTCTCCACTAGTCAGAGGATTCAGAGACCCAGGAACGAGAA TAACCAGAGTCAGGGTCAAATGGGTGAAAATGGAAGGCCGTATCAGAATGTTCCAGGCAACAAAATCTTGCTGTTCACTGTTCTGAACGCCAAGTATCCCATCACGGTG GATGTGATGCACACTATCTGCTCATCCCATGGAAGAGTAGAGAAGATTGTCatattcaggaagcagtatgtGCAAG CACAAGTCACGTTTGAGAATCTCGAAGCCTCCAAGTCAGCTAAGGATCAGCTGCAGGGCTGTGACATCTACTCTGGCTGCTGCACTCTTAGAGTTGAGTATGCGAAG ACAGACGAACTGAATGTGCGTGCAAACAACAGTGACAGCTGGGACTACACACAGCCCAGTCAAT CGGATAACGCACCCAGGAAAGGGGCCCCTCTATTGGCTGACCCTAGGTTTACTGCCCAGCCGACCCCTTTTGAAGGTCGGACCTCTG AGTATGATGACTATGGTGGTGACCAGCAAGGGTATTTCCAGCAGAAGGGTTACGAAGCTGAAGGGGCCTACCAGGGGTTTGGGGCCCCAGCTGTGAGCAGGGGGATGACCTCCCCACAGGGGCGGGGCATGGGAGGAATGGGGCGAGGAGGCATGGTTAGCATGGGCAGAGGCAGGGGTGGAGCTCAAGGGGGATATGGAGAG GTGAGTGGCTATGGTGGTAGAGGTGCCCTCCAGGAGACCCCAGGCTATGGAGCATATGCAGACCCACAAGCTGCCGACAGCTTCCCCCAGGGCTGCGTCCTCATGATCTATGGACTCAGTGCTGCGCATATGAACTGTGACAGGGTCTTTAATCTCTTCTGTCTCTATGGAAACGTTGTCAGG GTGAAGTTCTTGAAGACAAAGGAAGGCTCAGCCATGATACAGATGGGTGACAGTTCGTCAGTGGAGAGGGCCATCTTCAATCTCAATGGAGTGTTTGCCTTTGAGTCCAAACTGGTTGTCAC TCTATCGAAGCAGCCATATCTTCAGGTGGTGAACAACCCCCACGACCTGCCGGATGGCACATGCTCCTACAAGGACTTCTCCTCCAACAGTAACAACAGGTTCAGGAACCAGGAACAGGCGGCTAAGAACA GAATCATTCACACTACAGAAATTCTTCACTTCTTCAATGCTCCACCCACCATCACTGAAGATCAAATCAAACAG GTGTTCGAAGAAGCTGGAGCCAAGTTGCCGAAGAAAATCCTGCAATTTCCTGTAAAAT CTGGGAAGAGTTCCAGCGGTCTTGCAGAGTGGGAGAACAAGCAGGATTCTGTGGAGGCCCTGATTCTCACCAACCATGTTCCGGTGGACAATCCGGAAGGTAAAG GTGGCAGGCCATACTACATCAAACTGTGTTTCTCTCCAAGCAGTATCAGGGAAACCAACTGA
- the LOC127875158 gene encoding heterogeneous nuclear ribonucleoprotein L-like isoform X4 has protein sequence MASSYDSHVVKRQKTDDGVVSPCLQNHSTCLTWSFREPAQDRHNPEVSPVVHVRGVPDHAFEEDIVSAVQHFGTVQYCMILRGRRQALVEFSDTKGSSACVNFANSNQLCIAGTPAFFNFSTSQRIQRPRNENNQSQGQMGENGRPYQNVPGNKILLFTVLNAKYPITVDVMHTICSSHGRVEKIVIFRKQYVQAQVTFENLEASKSAKDQLQGCDIYSGCCTLRVEYAKTDELNVRANNSDSWDYTQPSQSDNAPRKGAPLLADPRFTAQPTPFEEYDDYGGDQQGYFQQKGYEAEGAYQGFGAPAVSRGMTSPQGRGMGGMGRGGMVSMGRGRGGAQGGYGEVSGYGGRGALQETPGYGAYADPQAADSFPQGCVLMIYGLSAAHMNCDRVFNLFCLYGNVVRVKFLKTKEGSAMIQMGDSSSVERAIFNLNGVFAFESKLVVTLSKQPYLQVVNNPHDLPDGTCSYKDFSSNSNNRFRNQEQAAKNRIIHTTEILHFFNAPPTITEDQIKQVFEEAGAKLPKKILQFPVKSGKSSSGLAEWENKQDSVEALILTNHVPVDNPEGKGGRPYYIKLCFSPSSIRETN, from the exons TTTCGTGAGCCTGCGCAGGACAGACACAACCCTGAAGTCTCCCCAGTGGTTCATGTGCGAGGTGTTCCAGACCATGCCTTTGAAGAGGACATCGTTAGTGCTGTCCAGCACTTCGGAACAGTCCA GTATTGCATGATCTTGAGAGGTAGACGCCAAGCCTTGGTTGAATTTAGT GACACCAAGGGATCTTCAGCATGTGTTAACTTTGCAAAT AGTAACCAGCTGTGTATCGCTGGTACGCCTGCTTTCTTCAACTTCTCCACTAGTCAGAGGATTCAGAGACCCAGGAACGAGAA TAACCAGAGTCAGGGTCAAATGGGTGAAAATGGAAGGCCGTATCAGAATGTTCCAGGCAACAAAATCTTGCTGTTCACTGTTCTGAACGCCAAGTATCCCATCACGGTG GATGTGATGCACACTATCTGCTCATCCCATGGAAGAGTAGAGAAGATTGTCatattcaggaagcagtatgtGCAAG CACAAGTCACGTTTGAGAATCTCGAAGCCTCCAAGTCAGCTAAGGATCAGCTGCAGGGCTGTGACATCTACTCTGGCTGCTGCACTCTTAGAGTTGAGTATGCGAAG ACAGACGAACTGAATGTGCGTGCAAACAACAGTGACAGCTGGGACTACACACAGCCCAGTCAAT CGGATAACGCACCCAGGAAAGGGGCCCCTCTATTGGCTGACCCTAGGTTTACTGCCCAGCCGACCCCTTTTGAAG AGTATGATGACTATGGTGGTGACCAGCAAGGGTATTTCCAGCAGAAGGGTTACGAAGCTGAAGGGGCCTACCAGGGGTTTGGGGCCCCAGCTGTGAGCAGGGGGATGACCTCCCCACAGGGGCGGGGCATGGGAGGAATGGGGCGAGGAGGCATGGTTAGCATGGGCAGAGGCAGGGGTGGAGCTCAAGGGGGATATGGAGAG GTGAGTGGCTATGGTGGTAGAGGTGCCCTCCAGGAGACCCCAGGCTATGGAGCATATGCAGACCCACAAGCTGCCGACAGCTTCCCCCAGGGCTGCGTCCTCATGATCTATGGACTCAGTGCTGCGCATATGAACTGTGACAGGGTCTTTAATCTCTTCTGTCTCTATGGAAACGTTGTCAGG GTGAAGTTCTTGAAGACAAAGGAAGGCTCAGCCATGATACAGATGGGTGACAGTTCGTCAGTGGAGAGGGCCATCTTCAATCTCAATGGAGTGTTTGCCTTTGAGTCCAAACTGGTTGTCAC TCTATCGAAGCAGCCATATCTTCAGGTGGTGAACAACCCCCACGACCTGCCGGATGGCACATGCTCCTACAAGGACTTCTCCTCCAACAGTAACAACAGGTTCAGGAACCAGGAACAGGCGGCTAAGAACA GAATCATTCACACTACAGAAATTCTTCACTTCTTCAATGCTCCACCCACCATCACTGAAGATCAAATCAAACAG GTGTTCGAAGAAGCTGGAGCCAAGTTGCCGAAGAAAATCCTGCAATTTCCTGTAAAAT CTGGGAAGAGTTCCAGCGGTCTTGCAGAGTGGGAGAACAAGCAGGATTCTGTGGAGGCCCTGATTCTCACCAACCATGTTCCGGTGGACAATCCGGAAGGTAAAG GTGGCAGGCCATACTACATCAAACTGTGTTTCTCTCCAAGCAGTATCAGGGAAACCAACTGA
- the LOC127875158 gene encoding heterogeneous nuclear ribonucleoprotein L-like isoform X1: MASSYDSHVVKRQKTDDGVVSPCLQNHSTCLTWSFREPAQDRHNPEVSPVVHVRGVPDHAFEEDIVSAVQHFGTVQYCMILRGRRQALVEFSDTKGSSACVNFANSNQLCIAGTPAFFNFSTSQRIQRPRNENNQSQGQMGENGRPYQNVPGNKILLFTVLNAKYPITVDVMHTICSSHGRVEKIVIFRKQYVQAQVTFENLEASKSAKDQLQGCDIYSGCCTLRVEYAKTDELNVRANNSDSWDYTQPSQSDNAPRKGAPLLADPRFTAQPTPFEGRTSEYDDYGGDQQGYFQQKGYEAEGAYQGFGAPAVSRGMTSPQGRGMGGMGRGGMVSMGRGRGGAQGGYGEVSGYGGRGALQETPGYGAYADPQAADSFPQGCVLMIYGLSAAHMNCDRVFNLFCLYGNVVRVKFLKTKEGSAMIQMGDSSSVERAIFNLNGVFAFESKLVVTLSKQPYLQVVNNPHDLPDGTCSYKDFSSNSNNRFRNQEQAAKNRIIHTTEILHFFNAPPTITEDQIKQVFEEAGAKLPKKILQFPVKSGKSSSGLAEWENKQDSVEALILTNHVPVDNPEGKGGRPYYIKLCFSPSSIRETN, encoded by the exons TTTCGTGAGCCTGCGCAGGACAGACACAACCCTGAAGTCTCCCCAGTGGTTCATGTGCGAGGTGTTCCAGACCATGCCTTTGAAGAGGACATCGTTAGTGCTGTCCAGCACTTCGGAACAGTCCA GTATTGCATGATCTTGAGAGGTAGACGCCAAGCCTTGGTTGAATTTAGT GACACCAAGGGATCTTCAGCATGTGTTAACTTTGCAAAT AGTAACCAGCTGTGTATCGCTGGTACGCCTGCTTTCTTCAACTTCTCCACTAGTCAGAGGATTCAGAGACCCAGGAACGAGAA TAACCAGAGTCAGGGTCAAATGGGTGAAAATGGAAGGCCGTATCAGAATGTTCCAGGCAACAAAATCTTGCTGTTCACTGTTCTGAACGCCAAGTATCCCATCACGGTG GATGTGATGCACACTATCTGCTCATCCCATGGAAGAGTAGAGAAGATTGTCatattcaggaagcagtatgtGCAAG CACAAGTCACGTTTGAGAATCTCGAAGCCTCCAAGTCAGCTAAGGATCAGCTGCAGGGCTGTGACATCTACTCTGGCTGCTGCACTCTTAGAGTTGAGTATGCGAAG ACAGACGAACTGAATGTGCGTGCAAACAACAGTGACAGCTGGGACTACACACAGCCCAGTCAAT CGGATAACGCACCCAGGAAAGGGGCCCCTCTATTGGCTGACCCTAGGTTTACTGCCCAGCCGACCCCTTTTGAAGGTCGGACCTCTG AGTATGATGACTATGGTGGTGACCAGCAAGGGTATTTCCAGCAGAAGGGTTACGAAGCTGAAGGGGCCTACCAGGGGTTTGGGGCCCCAGCTGTGAGCAGGGGGATGACCTCCCCACAGGGGCGGGGCATGGGAGGAATGGGGCGAGGAGGCATGGTTAGCATGGGCAGAGGCAGGGGTGGAGCTCAAGGGGGATATGGAGAG GTGAGTGGCTATGGTGGTAGAGGTGCCCTCCAGGAGACCCCAGGCTATGGAGCATATGCAGACCCACAAGCTGCCGACAGCTTCCCCCAGGGCTGCGTCCTCATGATCTATGGACTCAGTGCTGCGCATATGAACTGTGACAGGGTCTTTAATCTCTTCTGTCTCTATGGAAACGTTGTCAGG GTGAAGTTCTTGAAGACAAAGGAAGGCTCAGCCATGATACAGATGGGTGACAGTTCGTCAGTGGAGAGGGCCATCTTCAATCTCAATGGAGTGTTTGCCTTTGAGTCCAAACTGGTTGTCAC TCTATCGAAGCAGCCATATCTTCAGGTGGTGAACAACCCCCACGACCTGCCGGATGGCACATGCTCCTACAAGGACTTCTCCTCCAACAGTAACAACAGGTTCAGGAACCAGGAACAGGCGGCTAAGAACA GAATCATTCACACTACAGAAATTCTTCACTTCTTCAATGCTCCACCCACCATCACTGAAGATCAAATCAAACAG GTGTTCGAAGAAGCTGGAGCCAAGTTGCCGAAGAAAATCCTGCAATTTCCTGTAAAAT CTGGGAAGAGTTCCAGCGGTCTTGCAGAGTGGGAGAACAAGCAGGATTCTGTGGAGGCCCTGATTCTCACCAACCATGTTCCGGTGGACAATCCGGAAGGTAAAG GTGGCAGGCCATACTACATCAAACTGTGTTTCTCTCCAAGCAGTATCAGGGAAACCAACTGA
- the LOC127875158 gene encoding heterogeneous nuclear ribonucleoprotein L-like isoform X2 has translation MASSYDSHVVKRQKTDDGVVSPCLQNHSTCLTWSFREPAQDRHNPEVSPVVHVRGVPDHAFEEDIVSAVQHFGTVQYCMILRGRRQALVEFSDTKGSSACVNFANSNQLCIAGTPAFFNFSTSQRIQRPRNENNQSQGQMGENGRPYQNVPGNKILLFTVLNAKYPITVDVMHTICSSHGRVEKIVIFRKQYVQAQVTFENLEASKSAKDQLQGCDIYSGCCTLRVEYAKTDELNVRANNSDSWDYTQPSQSDNAPRKGAPLLADPRFTAQPTPFEGRTSEYDDYGGDQQGYFQQKGYEAEGAYQGFGAPAVSRGMTSPQGRGMGGMGRGGMVSMGRGRGGAQGGYGEVSGYGGRGALQETPGYGAYADPQAADSFPQGCVLMIYGLSAAHMNCDRVFNLFCLYGNVVRVKFLKTKEGSAMIQMGDSSSVERAIFNLNGVFAFESKLVVTLSKQPYLQVVNNPHDLPDGTCSYKDFSSNSNNRFRNQEQAAKNRIIHTTEILHFFNAPPTITEDQIKQVFEEAGAKLPKKILQFPVKSGKSSSGLAEWENKQDSVEALILTNHVPVDNPEGGRPYYIKLCFSPSSIRETN, from the exons TTTCGTGAGCCTGCGCAGGACAGACACAACCCTGAAGTCTCCCCAGTGGTTCATGTGCGAGGTGTTCCAGACCATGCCTTTGAAGAGGACATCGTTAGTGCTGTCCAGCACTTCGGAACAGTCCA GTATTGCATGATCTTGAGAGGTAGACGCCAAGCCTTGGTTGAATTTAGT GACACCAAGGGATCTTCAGCATGTGTTAACTTTGCAAAT AGTAACCAGCTGTGTATCGCTGGTACGCCTGCTTTCTTCAACTTCTCCACTAGTCAGAGGATTCAGAGACCCAGGAACGAGAA TAACCAGAGTCAGGGTCAAATGGGTGAAAATGGAAGGCCGTATCAGAATGTTCCAGGCAACAAAATCTTGCTGTTCACTGTTCTGAACGCCAAGTATCCCATCACGGTG GATGTGATGCACACTATCTGCTCATCCCATGGAAGAGTAGAGAAGATTGTCatattcaggaagcagtatgtGCAAG CACAAGTCACGTTTGAGAATCTCGAAGCCTCCAAGTCAGCTAAGGATCAGCTGCAGGGCTGTGACATCTACTCTGGCTGCTGCACTCTTAGAGTTGAGTATGCGAAG ACAGACGAACTGAATGTGCGTGCAAACAACAGTGACAGCTGGGACTACACACAGCCCAGTCAAT CGGATAACGCACCCAGGAAAGGGGCCCCTCTATTGGCTGACCCTAGGTTTACTGCCCAGCCGACCCCTTTTGAAGGTCGGACCTCTG AGTATGATGACTATGGTGGTGACCAGCAAGGGTATTTCCAGCAGAAGGGTTACGAAGCTGAAGGGGCCTACCAGGGGTTTGGGGCCCCAGCTGTGAGCAGGGGGATGACCTCCCCACAGGGGCGGGGCATGGGAGGAATGGGGCGAGGAGGCATGGTTAGCATGGGCAGAGGCAGGGGTGGAGCTCAAGGGGGATATGGAGAG GTGAGTGGCTATGGTGGTAGAGGTGCCCTCCAGGAGACCCCAGGCTATGGAGCATATGCAGACCCACAAGCTGCCGACAGCTTCCCCCAGGGCTGCGTCCTCATGATCTATGGACTCAGTGCTGCGCATATGAACTGTGACAGGGTCTTTAATCTCTTCTGTCTCTATGGAAACGTTGTCAGG GTGAAGTTCTTGAAGACAAAGGAAGGCTCAGCCATGATACAGATGGGTGACAGTTCGTCAGTGGAGAGGGCCATCTTCAATCTCAATGGAGTGTTTGCCTTTGAGTCCAAACTGGTTGTCAC TCTATCGAAGCAGCCATATCTTCAGGTGGTGAACAACCCCCACGACCTGCCGGATGGCACATGCTCCTACAAGGACTTCTCCTCCAACAGTAACAACAGGTTCAGGAACCAGGAACAGGCGGCTAAGAACA GAATCATTCACACTACAGAAATTCTTCACTTCTTCAATGCTCCACCCACCATCACTGAAGATCAAATCAAACAG GTGTTCGAAGAAGCTGGAGCCAAGTTGCCGAAGAAAATCCTGCAATTTCCTGTAAAAT CTGGGAAGAGTTCCAGCGGTCTTGCAGAGTGGGAGAACAAGCAGGATTCTGTGGAGGCCCTGATTCTCACCAACCATGTTCCGGTGGACAATCCGGAAG GTGGCAGGCCATACTACATCAAACTGTGTTTCTCTCCAAGCAGTATCAGGGAAACCAACTGA